One region of Anaeromyxobacter paludicola genomic DNA includes:
- a CDS encoding LIC_10190 family membrane protein yields MLRATLVALLWLPALLGLGTLVPAAAPPPLRAPLRGLFGLAVLGGAALLLNLAVPLGPGLSLAALGLGYVLLAWRLRPLAEGVAWWEPAGVAAATALLAAVSRPAGAHYDTGLYHLQLVKWALASRLLPGLALVHHRFGTASLWPQLCALLELPGVGAGESAAFAALLPAALAAWVALAALRLTAGPARLGALALAGAPLAVAAQPWELGGLGPDLALAILAYLALALWALALTARDEAGWAGPAALFLAAAAVAVKLSAAAVLAASLALAALRWRAAPRRAWAGAALAGAALLGLWAARSVVASGCLLYPAPASCLPVPWRVPDAIAGDLSAWTRSWARAPGHPPDEVLSSWDWLGPWAARMAADPALRLLGLSLLSGLALGASRRRRPSAGVVAAWAAALAAVAFWFATAPDPRFGLGPLAAAAVLPLAWGLAPLLERRAARAAALAGWVAAVGGLCAVQVSRIGPDRLPAEGWQPLPAPALLDRTTRSGLQVTAPLQGDQCWDAPLLCTPTPSPALEWRGRWFALAR; encoded by the coding sequence ATGCTCCGCGCCACCCTCGTCGCGCTCCTCTGGCTGCCGGCGCTCCTCGGGCTCGGCACGCTCGTGCCGGCGGCGGCGCCGCCGCCCTTGCGGGCGCCGCTGCGGGGGCTCTTCGGCCTCGCGGTGCTCGGCGGCGCGGCGCTGCTCCTGAACCTCGCCGTCCCCCTCGGCCCCGGGCTCTCCCTCGCGGCGCTCGGCCTCGGCTACGTGCTGCTGGCGTGGCGCCTCCGGCCGCTCGCGGAGGGGGTGGCTTGGTGGGAGCCGGCCGGCGTCGCCGCGGCCACGGCGCTGCTGGCGGCCGTGAGCCGGCCGGCCGGCGCCCACTACGACACCGGCCTCTACCACCTGCAGCTCGTGAAGTGGGCGCTCGCCTCCCGCCTGCTCCCCGGGCTCGCGCTCGTCCACCACCGCTTCGGCACCGCCTCGCTCTGGCCGCAGCTCTGCGCGCTGCTCGAGCTCCCCGGGGTCGGCGCCGGCGAGAGCGCCGCCTTCGCCGCCCTCCTGCCCGCGGCCCTGGCGGCCTGGGTCGCGCTCGCCGCGCTCCGGCTCACGGCCGGCCCGGCCCGCCTCGGCGCGCTCGCGCTCGCGGGCGCCCCGCTCGCCGTCGCGGCCCAGCCGTGGGAGCTCGGCGGGCTCGGCCCCGACCTCGCGCTCGCGATCCTCGCCTACCTCGCGCTGGCGCTCTGGGCGCTCGCGCTCACCGCCCGCGACGAGGCCGGCTGGGCCGGCCCGGCGGCGCTCTTCCTCGCCGCGGCCGCGGTAGCGGTGAAGCTCTCGGCGGCGGCGGTGCTCGCCGCCTCGCTGGCGCTCGCGGCCCTCCGCTGGCGCGCCGCCCCCCGGCGCGCCTGGGCCGGCGCGGCGCTCGCCGGGGCGGCGCTGCTCGGGCTCTGGGCCGCGCGGAGCGTCGTCGCCTCGGGCTGCCTCCTCTACCCGGCCCCCGCGAGCTGCCTGCCCGTGCCCTGGCGCGTGCCCGACGCGATCGCCGGCGACCTCTCCGCCTGGACCCGCTCCTGGGCGCGCGCCCCCGGGCACCCGCCGGACGAGGTGCTCTCGAGCTGGGACTGGCTCGGGCCGTGGGCGGCGCGGATGGCGGCCGATCCGGCGCTCCGGCTCCTCGGCCTGTCGCTCCTGTCCGGCCTCGCGCTCGGCGCCAGTCGCCGCCGCCGGCCCTCTGCCGGGGTCGTCGCCGCCTGGGCGGCGGCGCTCGCGGCGGTGGCGTTCTGGTTCGCGACCGCGCCCGACCCGCGCTTCGGCCTCGGCCCGCTCGCCGCGGCGGCGGTCCTCCCGCTCGCATGGGGGCTGGCGCCGCTGCTCGAGCGGCGCGCCGCCCGCGCCGCTGCCCTCGCCGGCTGGGTGGCCGCCGTGGGGGGGCTCTGCGCGGTGCAGGTCTCGCGGATCGGCCCCGACCGGCTGCCGGCCGAGGGCTGGCAGCCGTTGCCGGCGCCGGCGCTCCTCGACCGGACCACCCGGTCCGGCCTCCAGGTCACCGCGCCCCTCCAGGGCGATCAGTGCTGGGACGCCCCGCTCCTCTGCACGCCCACCCCGAGCCCGGCGCTCGAGTGGCGCGGCCGCTGGTTCGCGCTCGCGCGCTGA
- a CDS encoding LON peptidase substrate-binding domain-containing protein yields the protein MSKEVPGRSAQELRALLAQASGALKVFPLHGVAVLPGTPTPFHIFEPRYRELTRAALFGDRLLAVANLEQPGTELDPRPSLRAIAGACVIEEDELLDDGRYDLLTRGLARVRLLEELETGRPYREFRVQVLDDVLPAGGAVALRGEVTALEQCVLELASLLPPESGAAQLAEAAAGLAHHPGALADLVAAAVVSEAAARVRVLEELRVERRLELVTQEVASVILMLSRGRSPSA from the coding sequence ATGTCGAAGGAGGTCCCAGGCCGCTCGGCCCAGGAGCTCCGGGCGCTGCTCGCGCAGGCGAGCGGCGCCCTCAAGGTCTTCCCTCTCCACGGCGTGGCCGTCCTCCCCGGGACGCCCACGCCGTTTCACATCTTCGAGCCGCGCTACCGCGAGCTGACCCGGGCCGCGCTCTTCGGCGACCGGCTGCTCGCGGTGGCCAACCTGGAGCAGCCGGGCACGGAGCTCGACCCGCGCCCGTCGCTCCGCGCCATCGCCGGGGCCTGCGTCATCGAGGAGGACGAGCTCCTCGACGACGGCCGCTACGACCTCCTCACCCGCGGGCTCGCCCGCGTGCGGCTCCTCGAGGAGCTCGAGACCGGCCGCCCCTACCGCGAGTTCCGGGTGCAGGTGCTCGACGACGTGCTCCCCGCCGGCGGCGCCGTCGCGCTGCGCGGCGAGGTGACGGCGCTCGAGCAGTGCGTCCTCGAGCTCGCCTCGCTCCTCCCGCCGGAGTCCGGCGCGGCCCAGCTGGCCGAGGCGGCCGCGGGGCTGGCGCACCACCCCGGCGCCCTCGCCGACCTCGTCGCCGCCGCGGTGGTGAGCGAGGCCGCCGCCCGGGTGCGGGTGCTGGAGGAGCTGCGGGTGGAGCGGCGCCTCGAGCTCGTCACCCAGGAGGTGGCGAGCGTGATCCTGATGCTGTCGCGCGGCCGGAGCCCGTCGGCGTAG
- a CDS encoding sodium-translocating pyrophosphatase, translated as MNLHAMLSSLTLAATEGGHGGEANLILPDLRSVTFLGLTGWSLLATGIVVSLAGLAFGLAISNQLKNLPVHRSMREVSELIYETCKTYLLTQAKFIAVLWAFIALIMVAYFGYFQGFGALKLAIILVFSLVGIAGSAGVAWFGIRVNTYANSRAAFASLRGKPFPTYAIPLKAGMSIGTMLISTELLIMLFILLFVPSDLAGSCFIGFAIGESLGASALRIAGGIFTKIADIGSDLMKIVFKIKEDDARNPGVIADCTGDNAGDSVGPSADGFETYGVTGVALISFILLAVPQPETQVKLLVWIFAMRIMMVIASVISYFANEAWAKGKYGNAQAMNFEVPLTTLVWLTSFVSVGLTFVVSYLLIPDLGDGSLWWKLSAIITCGTLAGAIIPEVIKVFTSTNSGHVREVVTASKEGGASLNVLAGLTAGNFSGFWMGLVIVALMGAAYGVSTLGVGALMLAPAVFAFGLVAFGFLGMGPVTIAVDSYGPVTDNAQSVYELSLIENVPNVEAEVKRDFGFDLDFEKGKHYLEENDGAGNTFKATAKPVLIGTAVVGATTMIFSIIMALTNGLKDNMDKLSMLHPPFLLGLITGGAVIYWFSGASTQAVSTGAYRAVEFIKANIKLEGAEKASVEDSKKVVEICTQYAQKGMFNIFLVVFFATLSFAFLEEYFFIGYLISIALFGLYQAIFMANAGGAWDNAKKVVEVELKAKGTALHDACVVGDTVGDPFKDTSSVAMNPIIKFTTLFGLLAVELAIKVPGEVRYGAFAALLAVALVFVWRSFYGMRIKSGVEAAAAAHSEAA; from the coding sequence ATGAACCTTCACGCGATGCTCTCGTCCTTGACGCTTGCCGCCACCGAGGGCGGACACGGTGGCGAGGCCAACCTGATCCTGCCGGACCTCCGGTCGGTCACCTTCCTCGGCCTGACCGGCTGGTCGCTGCTCGCGACCGGCATCGTGGTGTCGCTGGCCGGCCTGGCCTTCGGCCTCGCGATCTCGAACCAGCTCAAGAACCTGCCCGTGCACCGGTCGATGCGCGAGGTCTCCGAGCTGATCTACGAGACCTGCAAGACCTACCTGCTCACGCAGGCCAAGTTCATCGCGGTGCTCTGGGCCTTCATCGCCCTCATCATGGTGGCCTACTTCGGCTACTTCCAGGGCTTCGGCGCGCTCAAGCTCGCCATCATCCTGGTCTTCAGCCTGGTGGGCATCGCCGGGTCGGCCGGCGTGGCCTGGTTCGGCATCCGCGTCAACACCTACGCCAACAGCCGCGCCGCCTTCGCCTCCCTGCGCGGCAAGCCCTTCCCCACCTACGCCATCCCGCTCAAGGCGGGCATGAGCATCGGCACCATGCTGATCAGCACCGAGCTGCTGATCATGCTCTTCATCCTCCTCTTCGTCCCGAGCGACCTCGCCGGCTCCTGCTTCATCGGCTTCGCCATCGGCGAGTCGCTGGGCGCCTCGGCGCTGCGCATCGCTGGCGGCATCTTCACCAAGATCGCCGACATCGGCTCGGACCTGATGAAGATCGTCTTCAAGATCAAGGAGGACGACGCCCGCAACCCCGGCGTGATCGCCGACTGCACCGGCGACAACGCGGGCGACTCGGTCGGCCCGTCGGCCGACGGCTTCGAGACCTACGGCGTCACCGGCGTGGCGCTCATCTCGTTCATCCTGCTGGCCGTCCCGCAGCCGGAGACGCAGGTGAAGCTGCTCGTATGGATCTTCGCGATGCGCATCATGATGGTCATCGCGAGCGTCATCTCCTACTTCGCCAACGAGGCCTGGGCCAAGGGCAAGTACGGCAACGCGCAGGCGATGAACTTCGAGGTCCCGCTCACCACCCTGGTGTGGCTCACCTCCTTCGTCTCGGTGGGGCTGACCTTCGTCGTCTCCTACCTCCTCATCCCCGACCTCGGCGACGGCAGCCTCTGGTGGAAGCTCTCCGCCATCATCACCTGCGGCACGCTCGCGGGCGCCATCATCCCCGAGGTCATCAAGGTCTTCACCTCCACCAACTCGGGCCACGTCCGTGAGGTCGTCACCGCCTCCAAGGAGGGCGGCGCCTCCCTCAACGTCCTCGCGGGCCTCACCGCCGGCAACTTCTCCGGCTTCTGGATGGGCCTCGTGATCGTGGCCCTGATGGGCGCGGCCTACGGCGTCTCCACCCTCGGGGTCGGCGCGCTGATGCTCGCCCCGGCCGTGTTCGCCTTCGGCCTGGTGGCCTTCGGCTTCCTCGGCATGGGCCCGGTCACCATCGCGGTGGACAGCTACGGGCCGGTGACCGACAACGCGCAGTCGGTCTACGAGCTCTCCCTCATCGAGAACGTCCCGAACGTCGAGGCGGAGGTGAAGCGCGACTTCGGCTTCGACCTCGACTTCGAGAAGGGCAAGCACTACCTCGAGGAGAACGACGGCGCCGGCAACACCTTCAAGGCGACCGCCAAGCCGGTGCTCATCGGCACCGCGGTGGTGGGCGCCACCACGATGATCTTCTCGATCATCATGGCCCTCACCAACGGGCTCAAGGACAACATGGACAAGCTGTCCATGCTCCACCCGCCCTTCCTGCTCGGGCTCATCACCGGCGGCGCGGTGATCTACTGGTTCTCCGGCGCCTCCACGCAGGCCGTCTCCACCGGCGCCTACCGCGCGGTCGAGTTCATCAAGGCCAACATCAAGCTCGAGGGGGCCGAGAAGGCCTCGGTGGAGGACTCGAAGAAGGTCGTCGAGATCTGCACCCAGTACGCGCAGAAGGGCATGTTCAACATCTTCCTGGTGGTCTTCTTCGCCACCCTGTCCTTCGCGTTCCTCGAGGAGTACTTCTTCATCGGCTACCTCATCTCCATCGCGCTCTTCGGCCTCTACCAGGCGATCTTCATGGCCAACGCCGGCGGCGCCTGGGACAACGCGAAGAAGGTGGTCGAGGTGGAGCTCAAGGCCAAGGGCACGGCGCTGCACGACGCCTGCGTGGTCGGCGACACCGTCGGCGACCCCTTCAAGGACACCTCCTCGGTGGCCATGAACCCCATCATCAAGTTCACGACGCTCTTCGGCCTCCTCGCCGTCGAGCTCGCGATCAAGGTCCCGGGCGAGGTCCGCTACGGCGCCTTCGCCGCGCTGCTCGCGGTGGCCCTGGTGTTCGTGTGGCGGTCGTTCTACGGCATGCGGATCAAGTCGGGCGTCGAGGCCGCCGCGGCCGCGCACTCCGAGGCCGCCTAG
- a CDS encoding ExbD/TolR family protein — MAIVLPGRRPALRFRRSGVLERRLRKGGHPLDAQLNVVPMVDMMTMLVIFLLQQFSATGEVLYLQKDIRLPDARHGAAIEAAPVVAISPSQLFLGPEKLGEVPALLAEEGLAIPALEEKLLEERRRWEVVHRNDPDRDRHWTGAVNVQADVKVPFKLVKRVMWSCGRAGYHDVNFATVEEAERSAAAR; from the coding sequence ATGGCCATCGTCCTCCCCGGCCGTCGCCCGGCGCTCCGCTTCCGCCGCTCCGGCGTGCTCGAGCGGCGCCTGCGCAAGGGCGGCCACCCGCTCGACGCCCAGCTCAACGTGGTCCCGATGGTGGACATGATGACGATGCTCGTCATCTTCCTCCTGCAGCAGTTCTCGGCCACGGGCGAGGTGCTCTACCTCCAGAAGGACATCCGGCTCCCCGACGCGCGCCACGGCGCCGCCATCGAGGCCGCCCCGGTGGTCGCCATCAGCCCGAGCCAGCTCTTCCTCGGGCCGGAGAAGCTGGGCGAGGTCCCGGCGCTGCTCGCGGAGGAGGGGCTCGCCATCCCGGCCCTCGAGGAGAAGCTGCTGGAGGAGCGGCGCCGCTGGGAGGTGGTCCACCGGAACGACCCTGACCGGGACAGGCACTGGACCGGCGCGGTGAACGTCCAGGCCGACGTCAAGGTGCCGTTCAAGCTGGTGAAACGGGTGATGTGGTCCTGCGGGCGGGCGGGCTACCACGACGTGAACTTCGCCACCGTCGAAGAGGCCGAGCGGTCGGCCGCCGCGCGCTGA
- a CDS encoding ExbD/TolR family protein produces MGAAAAPETGRGRRRSLDAVINVVPAIDLLSCCIAFLLFTAVWTQLSRLEVQPLGAPAEAAETKGTVPLTVALTAQGYRLAVGEERPLDIPLASPKAGEARYDVKALQARLGEVKARYPAQSAVTLSAEDAVAYRDLVEAIDACVGAGLPGVAVASAG; encoded by the coding sequence ATGGGCGCGGCGGCGGCACCCGAGACCGGCAGGGGACGGCGGCGGAGCCTGGACGCGGTCATCAACGTCGTCCCGGCCATCGACCTCCTCTCCTGCTGCATCGCCTTCCTCCTCTTCACCGCGGTCTGGACCCAGCTCTCGCGCCTCGAGGTGCAGCCGCTCGGCGCGCCCGCGGAGGCCGCGGAGACGAAGGGCACCGTGCCGCTCACCGTGGCGCTCACCGCCCAGGGCTACCGGCTGGCGGTCGGCGAGGAGAGGCCGCTCGACATCCCGCTCGCGAGCCCGAAGGCGGGGGAGGCGCGCTACGACGTGAAGGCGCTGCAGGCCCGGCTCGGCGAGGTGAAGGCGCGCTACCCGGCGCAGAGCGCGGTCACCCTCTCGGCCGAGGACGCCGTCGCCTACCGCGACCTCGTCGAGGCCATCGACGCCTGCGTGGGGGCGGGGCTGCCCGGCGTGGCGGTCGCGTCGGCGGGGTAG
- a CDS encoding MotA/TolQ/ExbB proton channel family protein, which produces MGDFFHGLARAYEQGGPGMYPISVALVFALAIIVERVQVLFFRAAIDKDAFMLGVKKHVFAGDLDKAISYCAGQKRTPLVNVVKAGLAQVSRGEEEVQAAMDEATLREAPVIERRTGYLAMIGNVATLLGLLGTIVGLIQCFGAVSSANPADKATILSRGISEAMNCTAFGLAVAIPSLVAWSVLQGRTQRMMDDLNEAAVGLLNLVVSNRDKLKLSPPVRAVGRAAEDGAAAHKDGVAHKVGAAQPA; this is translated from the coding sequence ATGGGCGACTTCTTCCACGGGCTGGCGCGGGCGTACGAGCAGGGCGGGCCCGGCATGTACCCGATCTCGGTGGCGCTGGTGTTCGCCCTCGCGATCATCGTCGAGCGGGTGCAGGTGCTCTTCTTCCGGGCGGCCATCGACAAGGACGCCTTCATGCTCGGCGTGAAGAAGCACGTCTTCGCCGGCGACCTCGACAAGGCGATCAGCTACTGCGCCGGCCAGAAGCGCACGCCGCTCGTGAACGTGGTGAAGGCCGGCCTGGCCCAGGTCTCGCGCGGCGAGGAGGAGGTCCAGGCGGCGATGGACGAGGCCACCCTGCGCGAGGCGCCGGTCATCGAGCGGCGCACCGGCTACCTCGCCATGATCGGCAACGTCGCCACGCTGCTCGGCCTGCTCGGCACCATCGTCGGCCTCATCCAGTGCTTCGGCGCCGTCTCGAGCGCCAACCCGGCCGACAAGGCGACCATCCTCTCGCGCGGCATCTCCGAGGCCATGAACTGCACCGCCTTCGGCCTCGCCGTCGCCATCCCCTCGCTCGTGGCCTGGTCGGTGCTGCAGGGCCGCACGCAGCGGATGATGGACGACCTCAACGAGGCGGCGGTCGGGCTCCTCAACCTCGTGGTCTCGAACCGCGACAAGCTCAAGCTCTCGCCGCCGGTGCGGGCGGTGGGGCGCGCGGCCGAGGACGGCGCGGCGGCGCACAAGGACGGCGTCGCGCACAAGGTCGGCGCGGCCCAGCCGGCGTAG
- a CDS encoding type 1 glutamine amidotransferase family protein, which translates to MALSNFAPYRLPPGSLPDEAQRLSAAAGAEPLLAAPDEPLPARLVGEALALVPAGRAQGLDEACRAADGSPSGSRAAMRPCLVSERHRARVAESVTAALTAGYAGVCLDRPDAPLAEGTFGAGFCPDCQRAFSKALTREYGDHFQPLDYLALAREAVAQAPGAVGFEQLPFGRDFWRFRTDSLDRALTAHARTARDLARAAGKAFAVTAQFEAAGPAQLHASRHLDAAVFPAQLPGASTGVGAFRLLRAVMGRRPCGAAVGAQLPQASLARVAAVGAACGVEVVASDPLEVAAAGLGSVRHFARALSRRDGEAWPEPVIECAVLYSAESDLWSGGAHREQVERAGEALAALHAQAPVVTRVEDAPAGAVLVLAGATALAPQDAAELSRRVEAGGLALVLGALGAVDGAGRPAEPPLPPGKPAGARVGKGTVAALPALPAPRAPGDAAGLEPLAKALNVLLGKGRRAASAFGRAPLLVVLQRVEERLDVHLVTLGSGPAQGTTLFLGHQVAGTARWGRFQSAAGAEEKIGMNPAGYSISTVLPAFQGYAVLSIAR; encoded by the coding sequence ATGGCCCTCTCCAACTTCGCTCCCTATCGCCTCCCGCCGGGGTCGCTCCCGGATGAGGCCCAGCGGCTCTCCGCCGCGGCCGGCGCCGAGCCGCTCCTGGCCGCCCCGGACGAGCCGCTGCCGGCGCGGCTCGTGGGCGAGGCGCTGGCGCTCGTCCCGGCCGGGCGGGCGCAGGGGCTCGACGAGGCCTGCCGCGCCGCCGACGGGAGCCCCTCCGGGAGCCGCGCGGCGATGCGCCCCTGCCTCGTCTCCGAGCGCCACCGGGCCCGGGTCGCCGAGTCGGTGACCGCCGCCCTCACCGCGGGGTACGCCGGCGTCTGCCTCGACCGCCCGGACGCGCCGCTCGCCGAGGGGACGTTCGGCGCCGGCTTCTGCCCCGACTGCCAGCGGGCCTTCTCGAAGGCGCTCACCCGCGAGTACGGCGACCACTTCCAGCCGCTCGACTACCTCGCCCTGGCGCGCGAGGCGGTGGCGCAGGCCCCGGGCGCGGTCGGGTTCGAGCAGCTCCCCTTCGGCCGCGACTTCTGGCGCTTCCGCACCGACTCGCTCGACCGGGCGCTCACCGCGCACGCCCGCACCGCGCGCGACCTCGCCCGCGCGGCCGGCAAGGCGTTCGCGGTGACCGCGCAGTTCGAGGCGGCCGGGCCGGCGCAGCTCCACGCCTCGCGCCACCTCGACGCGGCGGTCTTCCCGGCGCAGCTCCCCGGCGCCTCCACCGGCGTGGGCGCCTTCCGGCTGCTGCGCGCGGTGATGGGGCGGCGCCCCTGCGGCGCGGCGGTGGGCGCCCAGCTCCCGCAGGCGTCGCTCGCGCGGGTGGCGGCGGTGGGCGCGGCCTGCGGGGTGGAGGTGGTGGCCTCCGATCCGCTCGAGGTGGCCGCGGCCGGGCTGGGGTCGGTGCGCCACTTCGCGCGCGCCCTCTCGCGCCGCGACGGCGAGGCCTGGCCCGAGCCGGTCATCGAGTGCGCCGTGCTCTACTCGGCCGAGTCGGACCTCTGGAGCGGCGGCGCCCACCGGGAGCAGGTGGAGCGCGCCGGCGAGGCGCTGGCCGCGCTGCACGCGCAGGCGCCGGTGGTCACCCGGGTGGAGGACGCGCCCGCGGGGGCGGTGCTGGTCCTCGCCGGCGCGACGGCGCTCGCCCCGCAGGACGCGGCGGAGCTCTCGCGGCGGGTGGAGGCCGGCGGGCTCGCCCTGGTGCTCGGCGCGCTCGGCGCGGTGGACGGCGCGGGGCGCCCCGCCGAGCCCCCGCTGCCGCCCGGGAAGCCGGCCGGCGCCCGGGTGGGCAAGGGGACCGTGGCGGCGCTCCCGGCGCTCCCCGCCCCGCGCGCCCCCGGCGACGCCGCGGGGCTCGAGCCGCTCGCGAAGGCGCTCAACGTGCTCCTCGGGAAGGGCCGCCGCGCCGCCTCCGCCTTCGGGCGCGCGCCGCTCCTGGTCGTGCTGCAGCGGGTGGAGGAGCGGCTCGACGTGCACCTCGTCACCCTGGGCAGCGGCCCGGCGCAGGGGACGACCCTCTTCCTCGGGCACCAGGTGGCCGGGACCGCGCGCTGGGGCCGGTTCCAGTCGGCCGCGGGGGCCGAGGAGAAGATCGGGATGAACCCGGCCGGCTACTCCATCTCCACCGTGCTCCCGGCGTTCCAGGGCTACGCGGTGCTGTCGATCGCGCGGTAG
- a CDS encoding ATP-binding protein — MAKKATGEAVPAEAGRKPAPRRKRRAPAGATAAAEAAAVLEILLGHSRDVALARNEEELTGATARAIEHLFSGCSFCIRLVDPKTLALTTLYARGRLKAQARERLALRRDAVRLGGLSEAALEAGGLAVVDRDEPVFEGCDRALAVPLTARGALFGVLNLEYGPDAPAAASAHEPLLLQVANHAALAVRNLRAIEELTFLKTYLEDLIENANALILVVNRDLEVLVFNRALSRLTGYAREEALGEELVDFVPEEERPRVQRVVRRTLEGEPVTSFETRIAVHAGGQARVAFNTSPIYGSSGEVEGVIAIGHDLTGLRAAEARAEQAQKLAEFGKLAAGIVHELNNPLTAIIAYSDNLVGRAALAGREPGELEKLRRIHEAGQRILRFSRDLLSYARPSSDRRELLELAVVLEQAAAMCEPALREVGARLERRLEPVPAVWGVRSGLIQVFVNLITNAAHALAPADGVVTLELAAAGDHVAARVRDNGAGMEPEVRARIFEPFFTTKPDGRGAGLGLSIVQGIVQRHGGALSVESAPGAGSAFTVLLPTQPPA; from the coding sequence ATGGCCAAGAAGGCGACAGGCGAGGCGGTCCCCGCCGAGGCGGGCAGGAAGCCGGCCCCGCGCCGGAAGCGCCGGGCGCCGGCCGGCGCGACCGCCGCCGCCGAGGCGGCCGCGGTGCTCGAGATCCTGCTCGGCCACTCGCGCGACGTCGCCCTGGCGCGCAACGAGGAGGAGCTCACCGGCGCCACGGCGCGGGCCATCGAGCACCTCTTCTCGGGCTGCAGCTTCTGCATCCGGCTCGTCGATCCCAAGACCCTCGCCCTCACCACCCTGTACGCCCGCGGCCGGCTGAAGGCGCAGGCCCGGGAGCGGCTCGCGCTGCGCCGCGACGCGGTGCGGCTCGGCGGCCTCTCCGAGGCGGCGCTGGAGGCGGGCGGGCTCGCGGTGGTGGACCGCGACGAGCCGGTCTTCGAGGGCTGCGACCGCGCCCTCGCGGTGCCGCTCACGGCGCGCGGCGCGCTCTTCGGCGTCTTGAACCTCGAGTACGGGCCCGACGCGCCGGCGGCGGCCAGCGCCCACGAGCCCCTCCTGCTACAGGTGGCGAACCACGCCGCGCTGGCGGTGCGGAACCTGCGCGCCATCGAGGAGCTCACCTTCCTCAAGACCTACCTCGAGGACCTGATCGAGAACGCCAACGCCCTCATCCTGGTGGTGAACCGGGACCTCGAGGTGCTGGTCTTCAACCGGGCCCTGTCGCGCCTCACCGGCTACGCCCGCGAGGAGGCGCTCGGCGAGGAGCTGGTGGACTTCGTCCCCGAGGAGGAGCGGCCGCGGGTGCAGCGGGTGGTCCGCCGCACGCTGGAGGGCGAGCCGGTCACGAGCTTCGAGACGCGCATCGCCGTCCACGCCGGCGGGCAGGCGCGCGTGGCCTTCAACACCTCGCCCATCTACGGCTCGTCGGGCGAGGTGGAGGGGGTCATCGCCATCGGCCACGACCTCACCGGCCTGCGCGCCGCCGAGGCCCGCGCCGAGCAGGCGCAGAAGCTGGCCGAGTTCGGCAAGCTCGCGGCCGGCATCGTCCACGAGCTCAACAACCCGCTCACCGCCATCATCGCCTACTCCGACAACCTCGTCGGCCGCGCCGCCCTGGCCGGGCGCGAGCCGGGCGAGCTCGAGAAGCTCCGGCGCATCCACGAGGCCGGCCAGCGCATCCTCCGCTTCTCGCGCGACCTCCTCTCCTACGCGCGCCCCTCCTCCGACCGGCGCGAGCTGCTCGAGCTCGCGGTGGTGCTCGAGCAGGCCGCCGCCATGTGCGAGCCGGCGCTGCGCGAGGTGGGCGCGCGGCTCGAGCGGCGGCTGGAGCCGGTGCCGGCGGTCTGGGGCGTCCGCTCGGGCCTCATCCAGGTGTTCGTGAACCTCATCACCAACGCCGCCCACGCGCTCGCGCCGGCCGACGGCGTGGTGACCCTCGAGCTCGCCGCCGCCGGCGACCACGTGGCCGCCCGCGTCCGCGACAACGGCGCCGGGATGGAGCCCGAGGTCCGCGCCCGCATCTTCGAGCCGTTCTTCACCACCAAGCCCGACGGCCGCGGCGCCGGGCTCGGGCTCTCGATCGTGCAGGGGATCGTGCAGCGCCACGGCGGCGCCCTCTCGGTGGAGAGCGCGCCGGGCGCGGGCAGCGCCTTCACGGTGCTCCTGCCGACGCAGCCGCCGGCGTAG